The following are from one region of the Streptomyces showdoensis genome:
- a CDS encoding FUSC family protein, with the protein MAAREGTRTGPGGLLARLRRDPFAVQTVRSTAAATLSYVVALRLSSEPVPLTAPLTALLVVQVTLYSTLTTSLRRVNSVVVGVLIAIAFSVVVGLSWWSLALVILASLLVGRLVRVEEFVPEVAISAMLVLGVTQVSDTAWDRVLETLIGAVVGMVFNLVLAPPVWVDTAGDSIDGLARRMRLLLLDVADEFTGAPPVAEAAARLHEARRLDNDVADVDGALRTAEDSLRFNPRVKEGLLHRVVLRTGLDTLEICTVVLRVLARTLTDMAKHKEGQRLLPERTALAVRETAQYTADALVSFAVLVTSPATADAEAAEARLAGELRAARACRDAAADQLLAVALAEPGRWQLYGAMLAEIDRVLDELDPEHRGRRLMEELDRQVRERHERRRRLTSRNRWRALRPARGGGRAGARAEVHADE; encoded by the coding sequence GTGGCGGCGCGCGAAGGAACGAGGACCGGTCCCGGCGGGCTCCTGGCGCGACTGCGACGGGACCCCTTCGCCGTACAGACCGTACGGTCCACGGCGGCGGCCACGCTCAGCTACGTCGTCGCCCTGCGACTCAGCAGCGAACCGGTGCCGCTCACCGCGCCCCTGACAGCGCTCCTCGTGGTGCAGGTGACCCTCTACTCCACGCTCACCACCAGCCTCCGCCGGGTGAACTCGGTCGTCGTCGGCGTGCTCATCGCCATCGCGTTCAGCGTCGTCGTGGGCCTCTCCTGGTGGAGCCTGGCGCTCGTCATCCTCGCGTCGCTGCTCGTCGGCCGGCTGGTCCGGGTCGAGGAGTTCGTACCCGAGGTCGCGATCAGCGCCATGCTGGTCCTCGGCGTGACCCAGGTGTCCGACACGGCCTGGGACCGGGTCCTGGAGACCTTGATCGGCGCGGTCGTGGGCATGGTGTTCAACCTGGTCCTCGCGCCGCCGGTGTGGGTGGACACCGCCGGGGACTCCATCGACGGCTTGGCCCGGCGGATGAGGCTGTTGCTGCTGGATGTGGCGGACGAGTTCACCGGGGCGCCGCCGGTGGCGGAGGCCGCTGCCCGGCTCCACGAGGCCCGGCGGCTGGACAACGACGTCGCCGACGTCGACGGTGCGCTGCGGACCGCCGAGGACAGCCTGCGCTTCAACCCGAGGGTCAAGGAGGGGCTGCTGCACCGGGTGGTGCTGCGGACCGGTCTCGACACCCTGGAGATCTGCACCGTCGTCCTGCGGGTGCTCGCCCGCACCCTCACCGACATGGCCAAACACAAGGAGGGGCAGCGACTGCTGCCGGAGCGCACCGCCCTCGCCGTCCGGGAGACCGCCCAGTACACAGCGGACGCCCTGGTCAGCTTCGCCGTCCTCGTCACCTCGCCCGCCACCGCCGATGCGGAGGCGGCGGAGGCCCGGCTGGCGGGCGAACTACGGGCGGCGCGGGCCTGCCGCGACGCCGCCGCCGACCAGCTCCTGGCCGTCGCCCTCGCCGAACCCGGCCGCTGGCAGCTGTACGGGGCGATGCTCGCCGAGATCGACCGCGTCCTCGACGAGCTCGACCCCGAGCACCGGGGGCGGCGCCTGATGGAGGAGCTGGACCGGCAGGTGCGCGAGCGCCACGAACGGCGCCGCCGCCTGACCTCCCGGAACCGCTGGCGCGCGCTCCGGCCCGCCCGCGGCGGGGGGCGGGCCGGAGCGCGCGCCGAGGTCCATGCCGACGAGTGA
- a CDS encoding MFS transporter codes for MTATPSSLGDGTGTGAHTGTVTTAVPARLDRLPWSRWHWMIVIGLGTVWILDGLEVTIVGNVAGRLAEDGSGLDITAEQVTGVAAALYVAGACSGALFFGWLTDRYGRKKLFMVTLVVYLAATALTALSMESWWFFLFRFLTGFGIGGEYAAINSAIDELIPSLYRGRVDLIINGSYWLGAIGGALLSIVMLDTDIFPKDLGWRLSFALGVVLGLVILLVRRHVPESPRWQFIHGHSEAAEKLVDSVEREIEAEKGAELPPPAGEITIHQRKSIGFGIIAKTVFARYPRRAVLGLSLFIGQAFLYNAITFGFGTILITFFDVPTGSTGYYFAVIAAGNFLGPLLLGRLFDTVGRRIMITSTYLLSGLLLFGTAWLFGRGSLTATTLTACWCVVLFFASTGASSAYLTVSEIFPMETRAMAIAFFYALGTAAGGIAGPLVFADLTASGVPGDTVLAFQIGAALMCAAGVVAAFFAVNAERRSLEDIAEPLSALRADESAGVAERG; via the coding sequence ATGACCGCCACGCCTTCTTCCCTGGGGGACGGTACGGGTACGGGTGCGCATACGGGTACGGTCACCACGGCCGTACCCGCCCGGCTCGACCGCCTCCCCTGGTCCCGCTGGCACTGGATGATCGTCATCGGCCTCGGCACGGTCTGGATCCTGGACGGTCTCGAGGTCACCATCGTCGGCAACGTCGCGGGCCGGCTCGCCGAGGACGGCAGCGGGCTCGACATCACGGCGGAGCAGGTGACGGGCGTCGCCGCCGCGCTGTACGTGGCGGGCGCATGTTCGGGCGCGCTGTTCTTCGGGTGGCTCACCGACCGGTACGGGCGCAAGAAACTCTTCATGGTGACGCTGGTCGTCTATCTGGCGGCCACGGCGCTCACCGCGCTGTCGATGGAGTCCTGGTGGTTCTTCCTCTTCCGCTTCCTCACCGGCTTCGGCATCGGCGGTGAGTACGCGGCCATCAACTCGGCCATCGACGAGCTGATCCCCTCCCTCTACCGGGGGCGGGTCGACCTGATCATCAACGGCAGCTACTGGCTCGGCGCCATTGGCGGCGCCCTGCTGTCGATCGTCATGCTCGACACCGACATCTTCCCGAAGGACCTCGGCTGGCGGCTCAGCTTCGCCCTGGGCGTCGTCCTCGGACTGGTGATCCTGCTGGTGCGCAGACATGTGCCGGAGAGTCCACGCTGGCAGTTCATCCACGGCCATAGTGAGGCGGCGGAGAAGCTGGTCGATTCCGTGGAGCGGGAGATCGAGGCGGAGAAGGGGGCCGAACTCCCGCCGCCCGCCGGTGAGATCACCATCCACCAGCGCAAGAGCATCGGCTTCGGCATCATCGCGAAGACGGTCTTCGCCCGCTATCCGCGCCGGGCCGTCCTCGGGCTCTCGCTGTTCATCGGGCAGGCGTTCCTCTACAACGCGATCACCTTCGGCTTCGGCACCATCCTGATCACCTTCTTCGATGTCCCCACCGGCAGCACCGGCTACTACTTCGCGGTGATCGCGGCGGGCAACTTCCTCGGCCCGCTGCTGCTCGGACGACTCTTCGACACCGTCGGCCGGCGCATCATGATCACCAGCACCTACCTGCTCTCCGGCCTGCTGCTCTTCGGCACGGCCTGGCTCTTCGGCCGCGGCTCGCTCACCGCGACCACGCTCACGGCCTGCTGGTGCGTGGTGCTGTTCTTCGCCTCGACGGGCGCCTCCAGCGCCTATCTGACCGTCTCCGAGATCTTCCCCATGGAGACCCGCGCCATGGCGATCGCCTTCTTCTACGCCCTGGGCACGGCGGCCGGCGGCATCGCGGGACCGCTCGTCTTCGCCGACCTCACCGCGTCCGGGGTGCCCGGGGACACGGTGCTGGCCTTCCAGATCGGCGCGGCGCTGATGTGCGCGGCGGGCGTCGTGGCGGCGTTCTTCGCGGTGAACGCGGAGCGCCGTTCGCTGGAGGACATCGCCGAGCCGCTGTCGGCGCTCCGGGCGGACGAGTCGGCAGGGGTGGCCGAGCGGGGGTGA
- a CDS encoding phytoene desaturase family protein has translation MPDAVVIGAGPNGLVAANLLLDAGWSVEVLEAQEEPGGAVRSDVGVHPDYVSDVFSAFYPLAAASPILARLDLAAEGLRWSHAPSVLAHPLPDGRCAVLERRVEDTCAGLAGFAAADADAWEDLYRTWAKVGPDLVRALFTPFPPVRSGLRLAARLHTSGGLRLARKLALPVRRLGEEEFAGEGGRLLLAGNALHADLAPEAAGSGGFGWLMSMLGQSHGFPVPVGGAGALTAALVNRLRRRGGVLRCGERVTSVLVRRGTAVGVRTAGGETVGASRAVLADTSAPALYRDLVGEEHLPSRLLRDLECFQWDFATFKVDWALTAPVPWTARQAAGAGTVHVADGVDGLTRFAAQIATGQVPDEPFALFGQMTTADPTRSPAGTESAWAYTHLPQHITSDAGPDRITGRWDHREREAMADRIEAQVERFAPGFRGLIRARRVLSPTTLQAMNENLHNGAINNGTTALHQQAIFRPTPGTGRPETPVKGLYLASAAAHPGGGVHGAPGANAARAALRAHGLRALLHRAQRV, from the coding sequence ATGCCTGATGCCGTGGTGATCGGCGCCGGCCCCAATGGGCTGGTGGCCGCGAATCTCCTTCTGGACGCCGGATGGAGCGTAGAGGTCTTGGAGGCGCAGGAGGAGCCCGGCGGAGCCGTACGCAGTGACGTCGGTGTGCACCCTGACTACGTCTCGGACGTGTTCAGCGCCTTCTATCCGCTCGCCGCCGCCTCCCCGATCCTTGCGCGTCTCGACCTCGCCGCGGAGGGCTTGCGCTGGAGCCACGCCCCGTCCGTGCTGGCCCACCCGCTGCCGGACGGCAGGTGCGCCGTGCTGGAGCGCCGAGTGGAGGACACCTGCGCCGGGCTGGCCGGCTTTGCCGCTGCCGACGCCGACGCCTGGGAGGACTTGTACCGGACGTGGGCCAAGGTGGGGCCCGATCTCGTGCGTGCCCTGTTCACGCCGTTTCCTCCGGTCCGCTCGGGGCTGCGGCTGGCGGCGAGACTCCACACCTCTGGTGGACTGCGACTGGCCCGCAAGCTGGCTCTGCCGGTGCGCCGACTGGGCGAGGAGGAATTCGCCGGAGAGGGCGGCAGGCTGCTGCTGGCCGGCAACGCCCTGCACGCCGACCTGGCCCCCGAGGCGGCCGGCAGCGGCGGCTTCGGCTGGCTCATGTCCATGCTCGGGCAGAGCCACGGCTTCCCGGTCCCCGTCGGCGGCGCCGGCGCACTGACCGCGGCGCTCGTGAACCGCCTGCGGCGTCGCGGAGGCGTTCTGCGCTGCGGGGAGCGCGTCACGTCCGTCCTCGTACGCCGCGGCACGGCGGTCGGGGTCAGAACCGCGGGCGGGGAAACCGTCGGCGCGTCGCGGGCCGTGCTCGCCGACACGTCGGCACCGGCCCTCTACCGGGACCTCGTCGGCGAAGAGCATCTCCCGTCCCGGCTCCTGCGGGACCTGGAATGCTTCCAATGGGACTTCGCGACGTTCAAGGTCGACTGGGCGCTGACGGCGCCGGTGCCGTGGACCGCCCGGCAGGCGGCCGGAGCGGGCACGGTCCACGTGGCCGACGGCGTCGACGGGCTGACCCGGTTCGCCGCGCAGATCGCCACGGGCCAGGTCCCCGACGAGCCGTTCGCCCTGTTCGGCCAGATGACCACCGCGGACCCCACCCGCTCCCCCGCCGGCACGGAGTCGGCGTGGGCCTACACCCACCTGCCGCAGCACATCACCTCCGATGCCGGCCCCGACCGCATCACCGGCCGCTGGGATCACCGCGAACGGGAAGCCATGGCGGACCGCATCGAAGCACAGGTGGAGCGCTTCGCGCCCGGCTTCCGCGGGCTCATCCGAGCGCGCCGCGTCCTGTCCCCCACCACCCTCCAGGCCATGAACGAGAACCTGCACAACGGAGCCATCAACAACGGCACCACCGCCCTGCACCAGCAGGCGATCTTCCGGCCCACTCCCGGCACGGGGCGCCCGGAGACCCCGGTCAAGGGCCTCTACCTCGCCTCCGCGGCGGCCCACCCCGGCGGCGGCGTGCACGGAGCACCCGGTGCGAACGCCGCGCGGGCCGCCCTGCGCGCCCATGGCCTCCGCGCGCTCCTGCACCGCGCCCAGCGCGTCTGA
- a CDS encoding SRPBCC family protein translates to MAVRHRLIHAAPDRVWEVLADGSRYADWVVGTSESRVARGLWPELGSALEYTVRLGPWTVAGTTVVRRVDVLRELELEVDSGPLGTARVAIDIRPWGDQALAIVDEHPLQGIGGTLHNAAVDALIQLRHRSMLARLANVVEEETGYVRH, encoded by the coding sequence ATGGCCGTACGACACCGCTTGATCCACGCCGCGCCGGACCGAGTGTGGGAGGTCCTCGCCGACGGCTCGCGCTACGCGGACTGGGTGGTCGGCACGAGCGAGTCGCGGGTGGCCCGCGGTCTGTGGCCCGAGCTCGGATCCGCACTGGAGTACACCGTCCGGCTGGGACCATGGACGGTGGCCGGCACCACCGTCGTACGACGCGTGGACGTCCTTCGGGAACTGGAACTGGAAGTGGACAGTGGCCCCCTCGGCACCGCACGCGTGGCGATAGACATCCGCCCCTGGGGTGACCAGGCACTGGCGATCGTGGACGAGCACCCTCTGCAAGGCATCGGCGGAACGCTCCACAACGCCGCAGTCGACGCACTGATCCAACTGCGCCACCGCAGCATGCTTGCCAGGCTCGCGAACGTTGTCGAGGAGGAGACCGGCTACGTACGCCACTGA